tattattattattaccatccagttttttttttttttttttttttttttttacccCTCTTTGAGGATCTTCATAcatttcatcatttttattacctTTCTTCTTAATATaatcaattttttttttttcatcttcaCTTTCATCTTCACATTCATCTTCATCTTTATCTCCTTTTTTATGAccttttaataaaatatgtttgTTATAATTTAACGATTTTCTATTTAACATGGACGATATGTAATTATCtctactattattatacacatatgcacctttcatataattattcatcacattgttatttataaaagtaTTAAGCAAATACACACTTTTGCCTGTCatcaaaattttttttgctATACTAAAACTAAGAAACAAAggtattttatttacattcaaataaaatttattcaACCATATTTCTTCTGAATTCACTATCTTATTTGATGCTATAAAAGTCTCATTATACTTATCTTTCAATACCCCATACTCAATCCAATGctttaatatttcatttattgGCTTTATACATCTTTGCaaaattttcttatatattttctgCTCCTCATAATCATATGTTTGCGATTTcgaatataaatatgataaaaaggTACAACCTGTATTGCGCAACGACTCATCTATCACACCTACCAACACTCTTAATATCTTATAAGATTCTTGtaacaataaatataacttCTTTATCCCTATATATACCGTgtttttatgtatatgcTCATTAATATCACTCTCTATATACGATAATAATTTGTAATACTCATTCATATATTCACGTATTACCTGATATAAAGCATCTATTACTAAACTACCCTTTTTAGATACCATATATGCTCCTTTCcgatatttttttattcgAAGTTTTGAACCATtaccttttttattttcacAATTTAGCAgttttccattttttacATGACTGTTCATGTGATTGTCATCTATATTACCTTGTGCGTTCATGTGAATGTTATCTATATTACCTTGCGTGTTCATGTGAATGTCATCTATATTACCTTGCGTGTTCATGTGAATATGATCTACATTACTTTGCGTGTTCATGTGAATATGATCTACATTACTTTTCGTGTTCATGTGAATGTCATCTACATTACCTTGCGTGTTCATGTGAATGTCATCTACATTACCTTGCGTGTTCATGTGAATGCCATTAGCATTTCCTCGTTTGTATATATCACCAATAGTTCTgttttctattttttcattatctgTATTGTGTggaatataattttctttgTGTAATTTAAATTTGAGTTGTTGAAGATTATTTGATGTATTGTTTGTATATTCATTACTATGACCATTTGGATGATTTCCTATATGATTATAGTAATAATGTTTATCATAATGATCAAAATCGTCAAGATCGCTAGAGTTATTATCACTATCATCGTACACGCTTATTTTTCGTCTGTGATCAACATTTGAATAGCTTATAAAagttttaatttttttgaatagCAAGCCTACGCTACCAATATTGTTTATTAAATGTTGCATTCCTAAGCTAACTTTTCTGTTATGTacacaaaatattttttcacgtttattatatttgatGAATTCTCCGTCTATGCCTTGCAATGGATATATAAGATCTCTTAGAAGGAAATTTTCTTCGACATCTAAACTAtgaaatttattatttaaaataatatttgcATATAAGCTTTTATTTActaaattatttttatgaagaatgatactatttttattattatttataaaattatcatgttcattttttttttcataacGTAGAGAAAgtgtatttttattatcatttttatttattaatttacAATGTTTCTTATTTTCTTCGTATTCTTCTTGGTTTATTTGATTAAAATTATGTAATGcattattatgatatgGATAATTATTTTGGTGAAAATGGTTTGTATCatctttattaatattatgattatttaaattataattgttatgtatattatttggGAGATTAGTAATATTCGTTGTGTGTTCTTTTATCGTATTATCCTTTTCGTTTGTATTTCTTATGATATGTACAGAAGAATCTTCTGCGTTGTGTAAATTAtttgtgtatattttatcattgtgattcatattatgaatatttttattattatcattaatatgtttatttagtacaaaattattattatgatgaatgcttaaattatttatatttttattatccaTATCTGGTACCTTAGGTGgatttttatcatcatattcttttaactttaataatatatataaaatatatttataatttattatattactGTTGTCTAGTTTTTTTAACATGtatcttattttatttaatgttATATTACTATTCTTTAAACATACATATTCAATTTcttgttttatatttttctcattttcattatattgtaagacattaaaatttaaaagtgaagataatattttatttaatttatatattaaatgcTTAACTAAAGATTTCTGAATTTCTTCATCAGCacataaattattattggGACTATCTTTTGAATAGGCAATTTTTTTTgctataaaaaataaatatctGGCAAAATGAGTTAtacttttaatattttcttctttccTCTTGTTCATTTCAcccatattattattattattattattattattattatgatatatttcATCAGAATCTTTTGAATAATTCATTAACCCTTCATTTATGCCTATTTTGTTATTTCcataattttctttataaatataagtatGTCCGTTTGTATTGCTCGTATTActaaaatttatattattcatcttattgtcattattattatgatatgtataatatatattatattatgttaatacttttttataaaatggATGAAATATAAAANNNNNNNNNNNNNNNNNNNNNNNNNNNNNNNNNNNNNNNNNNNNNNNNNNNNNNNNNNNNNNNNNNNNNNNNNNNNNNNNNNNNNNNNNNNNNNNNNNNNNNNNNNNNNNNNNNNNNNNNNNNNNNNNNNNNNNNNNNNNNNNNNNNNNNNNNNNNNNNNNNNNNNNNNNNNNNNNNNNNNNNNNNNNNNNNNNNNNNNNNNNNNNNNNNNNNNNNNNNNNNNNNNNNNNNNNNNNNNNNNNNNNNNNNNNNNNNNNNNNNNNNNNNNNNNNNNNNNNNNNNNNNNNNNNNNNNNNNNNNNNNNNNNNNNNNNNNNNNNNNNNNNNNNNNNNNNNNNNNNNNNNNNNNNNNNNNNNNNNNNNNNNNNNNNNNNNNNNNNNNNNNATTTTTAGTACACAttggtatatatatataatatatatataaatatatatatatatatatatatataatgtttcattcctttaattatttacttttaattatattacaaaGTTGGtcttattaatatatatttagttttacttaatttaaaaaaaaaagaaaaaggaaatgAACCCTTTTGccttattattttttaaattgaTCTTTggaaattttattattccaatgttatattataaaataaaaaaaaaataattaatttttttttaattgtaCATGTGAATATATTTCATGTATGTATcagtatataatatattgaataagagagaaaaatatttacatatatatatatatatatatatatatatatgtattattatatattacgcgtattttttttttgtgattactttttatttttaaaatacacacatttttacttttaaaATAGGTACAGATACTTTTTAGTATAgcataaattatttatttataaatataaaaaataaaacatccacataaatataaattaataaataaatatatatatatatatatatattaaataatttatatgaaaatattatcttATAAATCTTAAAGGcttaaaattattacaaaaatagtaaaatttatggatatataaaaaatgtcgttaaataataaacacCTACAAAATCACTTTTCTTGTTTGAAGGATATACGTATCCCTAAAAGCAACgaaaatataacattaaGCAATATTAGAATgtataaacatatattatatatattcacatgttaatttaatttttttttttttttttttttttttttttgtatttattatatgagCTTTCCCTCAAATATGAATTAGGCAGAATTCATAacttgaaaaaatattgtgTAGGTCACTAGAAATAAAGTTCAAATGAATAAGGAAATGAACTTGTcataatatacatatatataaatatatattttataattgtaaatattatttgttaaaCTTTTTTGAAGTTCAAATAACAgcaaaaaatataatatatacaaaa
Above is a genomic segment from Plasmodium reichenowi strain SY57 chromosome 9, whole genome shotgun sequence containing:
- a CDS encoding gamma-tubulin complex component, putative codes for the protein MNNINFSNTSNTNGHTYIYKENYGNNKIGINEGLMNYSKDSDEIYHNNNNNNNNNNMGEMNKRKEENIKSITHFARYLFFIAKKIAYSKDSPNNNLCADEEIQKSLVKHLIYKLNKILSSLLNFNVLQYNENEKNIKQEIEYVCLKNSNITLNKIRYMLKKLDNSNIINYKYILYILLKLKEYDDKNPPKVPDMDNKNINNLSIHHNNNFVLNKHINDNNKNIHNMNHNDKIYTNNLHNAEDSSVHIIRNTNEKDNTIKEHTTNITNLPNNIHNNYNLNNHNINKDDTNHFHQNNYPYHNNALHNFNQINQEEYEENKKHCKLINKNDNKNTLSLRYEKKNEHDNFINNNKNSIILHKNNLVNKSLYANIILNNKFHSLDVEENFLLRDLIYPLQGIDGEFIKYNKREKIFCVHNRKVSLGMQHLINNIGSVGLLFKKIKTFISYSNVDHRRKISVYDDSDNNSSDLDDFDHYDKHYYYNHIGNHPNGHSNEYTNNTSNNLQQLKFKLHKENYIPHNTDNEKIENRTIGDIYKRGNANGIHMNTQGNVDDIHMNTQGNVDDIHMNTKSNVDHIHMNTQSNVDHIHMNTQGNIDDIHMNTQGNIDNIHMNAQGNIDDNHMNSHVKNGKLLNCENKKGNGSKLRIKKYRKGAYMVSKKGSLVIDALYQVIREYMNEYYKLLSYIESDINEHIHKNTVYIGIKKLYLLLQESYKILRVLVGVIDESLRNTGCTFLSYLYSKSQTYDYEEQKIYKKILQRCIKPINEILKHWIEYGVLKDKYNETFIASNKIVNSEEIWLNKFYLNVNKIPLFLSFSIAKKILMTGKSVYLLNTFINNNVMNNYMKGAYVYNNSRDNYISSMLNRKSLNYNKHILLKGHKKGDKDEDECEDESEDEKKKIDYIKKKGNKNDEMYEDPQRGVKKKKKKKKKLDGNNNNNNNNNNYYYDYYKNDSLYYSHYTNKKKYSEYKDDYIEDEDYDEKNMIDVFSINDISMYIENIDDYINKISQRKNKNLINVLLNNYNLYENFQAFRHFLLLVDGDLFETLFDNMKNDLYMNAEELKRHYLNSKLDLCIKSSSLFTENSNIINKLTLDKFNMKRGDTGWDVLVFDYLVEKPLDIIFTKKIKNIYKSINILLIKLKKIQCELSNMWYLFTHLFKIINIIYYNSLFNFCNIIRNEMFHFIQNILSYFYYDVIDTNWHAFKKKIFLCNNLDQLIKAHYNYITQIQYDLFLGNYHDLILSARRKYDPNNHNNHNSYHVLMNTDEEANYLYNDYSSSYTNTPEHEYLDMDEYYLNNHNLNIYKNPNQQQKPTHQRQYQDHDRDEEGRGKNEYKRNIKNKYKNDNEEYIHPNVENESHKCLNKILDIITRFINITTSLVSLICEHYNEIKKLIQERKDIDMEEKTHEKNNQHYISDDSYQNHDNYIDYINYYVNYKIIGEATIKDIKMLLKYYRNYIYKFICLLLGENKFLYMYSKNTNRDKLSSLRLLASRLDFNLYYVRLSKGSDRKTHPTKLNISKRINMMNT